From one Candidatus Lernaella stagnicola genomic stretch:
- a CDS encoding NAD(P)-dependent oxidoreductase, which yields MAERELIVITAAGGRLGRELTAHLAAKRVRLRLVGLTVRPWFAGHETVIGDLFNPLVMKRAVEGATAIVHLAEVRPNRDLIARIGPVGYDKQMFHVNLEGTRRLALMARDAGVGRFLYASGESVYGPPPRECPCTEATPPAPNGPYGRSKLEAEYVLNELHRSGDLEVVVLRFATILGRFPANIAMVNRLFRLALRHLPIPLTQSGSTLKHCVHRRDAVDAIERALTRPQASGRTYNVAGAGAATVAEIFDAVTDALDSHSVPIPLPRLALPVINAVTTWIGDPFILPEFARSALEHTCYSTGRALAELGFRPKYDTLQAFLEAAAWYRDHAGEQ from the coding sequence GTGGCAGAACGAGAACTAATCGTCATCACTGCCGCCGGCGGCCGATTGGGACGCGAGTTGACGGCCCATTTGGCCGCGAAGCGAGTACGCCTACGCTTGGTCGGCCTGACCGTACGCCCGTGGTTTGCCGGCCACGAGACCGTAATCGGCGACCTGTTCAACCCGCTGGTCATGAAACGAGCCGTGGAAGGCGCCACGGCCATCGTGCACTTGGCGGAGGTTCGCCCCAATCGTGATTTGATCGCGCGCATCGGCCCGGTGGGTTACGACAAGCAGATGTTCCACGTCAATCTGGAAGGGACACGGCGGCTGGCGCTGATGGCGCGGGACGCCGGTGTTGGCCGATTCCTCTACGCCAGCGGCGAGAGTGTTTACGGCCCGCCGCCCCGCGAGTGTCCGTGCACCGAAGCGACCCCGCCGGCACCCAACGGGCCGTATGGGCGATCCAAACTGGAAGCGGAATACGTGCTGAACGAGCTGCACCGGAGCGGCGACCTGGAAGTGGTGGTCTTACGCTTCGCCACGATTCTCGGTCGTTTTCCGGCGAACATCGCGATGGTCAACCGTTTGTTCCGCTTGGCACTGCGACATCTGCCGATCCCGCTTACTCAATCGGGCAGCACGTTGAAACATTGCGTCCATCGGCGCGACGCCGTCGACGCCATCGAACGCGCCCTGACGCGGCCGCAGGCGTCGGGTCGGACGTACAACGTGGCCGGGGCCGGAGCGGCGACCGTCGCCGAGATTTTCGACGCGGTGACCGATGCGCTCGATAGCCACAGCGTGCCCATTCCCCTGCCGCGCCTGGCGTTGCCGGTAATCAACGCGGTAACGACGTGGATCGGCGATCCTTTTATTCTACCGGAATTCGCCCGTAGCGCGCTTGAACATACGTGCTACAGTACGGGTCGGGCACTGGCTGAGCTTGGTTTTCGGCCTAAATACGACACCCTGCAGGCCTTTCTGGAGGCGGCGGCATGGTATCGCGACCATGCCGGAGAACAGTGA
- a CDS encoding sugar phosphate isomerase/epimerase produces the protein MIRLALDWWSYHNSLLAGRLDHETMIRRGAELGAVGVSLEYFALPAAWRTNPVKLLQLQSEFRLEYTLGFGVPLSMPDAAWRLVGRELNSFWTLARRLRVRTVEARPAFYLPLPSLAPLYGGFSFTGRMQMRWAAKRLAEFCDRAAEANLVVTFANQGVVGIQKLLWLVRRVDRDNLKVALNTGQALAQGEDPYRLVDEFAPLAATVFLQDRVGMGLRTAGRPIGEGQIDFREIFRLLARHRFDGLCAVDVDLPLWNGRKEDKWVEKSFVHLVKLLEEPQWQNEN, from the coding sequence ATGATTCGTCTCGCCCTGGATTGGTGGAGCTATCACAACTCGCTGCTGGCCGGTCGCCTCGACCACGAGACGATGATTCGGCGCGGCGCGGAGCTGGGCGCTGTCGGCGTCTCGCTGGAATATTTCGCCCTGCCCGCCGCATGGCGGACTAACCCCGTAAAACTGCTGCAATTGCAGAGCGAATTTCGGCTCGAGTACACGCTTGGCTTCGGCGTGCCGCTCTCGATGCCGGACGCGGCGTGGCGACTGGTGGGTCGTGAACTGAATTCGTTTTGGACACTGGCCCGCCGCCTGCGAGTCCGTACCGTCGAGGCGAGACCCGCATTCTACCTGCCCCTGCCCTCGCTGGCCCCCTTGTATGGTGGATTCAGTTTCACCGGACGCATGCAAATGCGATGGGCGGCCAAGCGCCTGGCGGAGTTTTGCGATCGCGCGGCGGAAGCCAACTTGGTCGTGACCTTCGCCAATCAAGGTGTGGTCGGCATCCAGAAACTGCTGTGGCTGGTTCGCCGTGTCGATCGTGACAACTTGAAAGTGGCGCTCAATACAGGTCAGGCGTTGGCGCAAGGTGAGGATCCCTACCGGCTGGTGGATGAATTCGCCCCGTTGGCGGCGACCGTGTTTTTGCAGGATCGCGTGGGCATGGGTTTGCGCACCGCAGGCCGTCCGATCGGTGAAGGGCAGATCGATTTTCGGGAGATTTTCCGCTTGTTGGCGCGGCATCGATTTGACGGCTTGTGCGCGGTGGATGTCGACCTGCCTTTGTGGAACGGGCGCAAAGAGGACAAGTGGGTTGAGAAAAGTTTCGTGCACTTGGTCAAATTGCTGGAGGAGCCGCAGTGGCAGAACGAGAACTAA
- a CDS encoding DUF1573 domain-containing protein, translating to MNRCFWFGLLALLVLTGCASVMPSAAPPDAIFVPEKTGRYHFGEVFQGETIQTQFTIYNPAPYPINIVRVENTCGCTSTRLEGERIGPRQQRILRVELDTKSLWGPQSKAVIVHTNDPYRQRVRLTLEGVVRTYLVCEPRRLVAKKIEGRHVERVRIVNTSDQPLELTSATVFPACPHVQAHFPQAALPISLEAGDSTVLEVEAVLAKKGVRITGEIQITTQHPFARAQIPFFFESPPPKRRRFAPR from the coding sequence ATGAATCGCTGTTTTTGGTTTGGGCTTCTCGCCCTTCTTGTGTTAACCGGTTGCGCGTCGGTGATGCCTTCGGCCGCGCCGCCGGATGCGATATTCGTTCCGGAGAAAACCGGGCGGTACCATTTCGGCGAAGTGTTTCAAGGCGAGACGATTCAGACGCAGTTCACGATATACAACCCCGCCCCCTACCCCATCAACATCGTGCGCGTGGAAAACACCTGTGGTTGCACATCGACGCGTCTGGAAGGTGAGCGCATCGGGCCGCGGCAGCAGAGAATCTTACGGGTGGAACTGGATACCAAGTCCCTCTGGGGGCCGCAGTCCAAAGCGGTCATCGTGCACACCAACGATCCCTACCGGCAACGAGTGCGACTGACGCTCGAGGGTGTCGTGCGCACGTATCTGGTTTGCGAACCGCGGCGACTTGTGGCCAAGAAAATCGAGGGTCGCCACGTAGAGCGCGTGAGGATCGTGAACACCTCCGACCAGCCGCTTGAACTGACCTCGGCAACCGTGTTTCCGGCCTGCCCGCATGTTCAGGCGCACTTCCCGCAAGCGGCGTTGCCGATTTCTCTGGAGGCGGGGGATTCGACGGTGTTGGAAGTGGAAGCGGTCCTGGCCAAGAAAGGCGTCCGCATCACCGGCGAGATTCAAATCACGACACAGCACCCGTTTGCCCGCGCGCAAATACCCTTCTTTTTTGAAAGTCCGCCGCCGAAAAGGCGACGCTTCGCGCCGCGCTGA
- a CDS encoding PBP1A family penicillin-binding protein, whose protein sequence is MAGPRTAKKGKRAAGKSSGGAFASLFKIGAWWAFNVAVWTSFILILAGGLYAFSVDRGLRDKFEGNRWKLPSHVYSDSLTVLPGDLLSTTGLIERLKRLNYQEKDTATERPGQYHRGTGTLEIYLNRFDYPGEARPARLVKMLLGGEAVTKIFDAKTGEELFMLEVEPELISRFFGQVQEERRIIPYEAIPKSLVWSVVAVEDAAFFEHHGINFKGITRAVVKGILRFSFREGGSSITQQLVKNLYLSPERTISRKLKEAVMAIVLEMHYPKEKIFEVYINEIYFGQSGSVSICGLGEAAKFYFGKDAEDMTLAESSLLAGLIRSPAGYNPRKHVERAKIRRDYILDRLAKMPQAIQELGVTVQDLDDAKLQDLVVSRHLPPSTIAPYFIAFLRQQLNRTYGEDVLQSVGLRIFTTLDAAAQQNAEGAVDRTLKELETNNKRLQVTDNNRLQAALVVLEPSTGYVRAMVGGRNFVESPFNRAVQMQRQVGSTFKPIVYTAAFHRAFEERGFEFTPATIIEDKPLSITSGGQKWKPNNFDHKFEGNITARHALEQSRNVPTARVGLMVGIDNVIRTARDMGVTADLPPYPALSLGIAEMSPLELASVYATLANQGYYNAPIAIRDVVDQTGAVLEKRSVKPRRAVPPQVAYLTTHILEGAINRGTGAGVRRLGLKIAAAGKTGTTNDAKDAWFVGYTPNILAAVWVGFDTDRNVGLTGGRAALPIWTRFMLDFTRGKDVGRFETPPGIVFRKTCQKSGLLAHYNSPDVVDEAFVEGTEPTEESRLFRDEVLDFFKKRK, encoded by the coding sequence ATGGCCGGCCCCCGAACCGCAAAAAAAGGCAAGCGAGCCGCAGGCAAATCGTCCGGCGGGGCATTTGCGTCGCTGTTTAAAATCGGCGCGTGGTGGGCCTTCAACGTCGCCGTATGGACTTCCTTCATTTTGATACTCGCCGGAGGGCTCTACGCTTTTTCCGTCGACCGCGGACTGCGTGACAAATTCGAGGGCAATCGTTGGAAGTTGCCCAGCCACGTGTATTCCGACAGCTTGACGGTTCTGCCCGGCGATCTGCTTTCCACGACCGGCCTGATCGAGCGCCTGAAACGCCTCAACTATCAGGAAAAAGACACGGCGACCGAGCGTCCCGGCCAATACCACCGCGGCACCGGCACGCTGGAAATTTACCTGAACCGCTTTGACTATCCCGGGGAAGCGCGGCCGGCGCGATTGGTCAAGATGTTGCTCGGCGGTGAAGCCGTCACGAAAATCTTCGACGCCAAGACAGGCGAAGAGCTGTTTATGCTCGAAGTGGAGCCGGAATTGATCAGTCGTTTCTTCGGTCAGGTGCAGGAAGAACGGCGCATTATTCCGTACGAGGCGATCCCGAAAAGTCTCGTGTGGAGCGTGGTCGCCGTCGAGGACGCCGCCTTTTTCGAGCACCACGGCATCAATTTCAAAGGCATCACGCGGGCGGTCGTCAAGGGCATTCTGCGTTTCAGCTTCCGCGAGGGCGGCAGCAGCATCACGCAGCAGTTGGTGAAAAACCTATACCTCTCGCCCGAGCGCACGATCAGCCGCAAGCTCAAAGAGGCGGTGATGGCGATCGTGCTGGAGATGCATTACCCGAAGGAAAAGATCTTCGAGGTGTACATCAACGAGATCTACTTCGGGCAGTCGGGCAGCGTGTCGATATGCGGCCTGGGCGAAGCGGCGAAATTCTATTTCGGGAAGGACGCCGAGGATATGACGCTCGCCGAATCCTCGCTGTTGGCCGGGTTGATTCGCAGCCCCGCCGGTTACAATCCGCGCAAGCACGTGGAACGGGCGAAGATCCGCCGCGACTACATCCTGGATCGACTCGCAAAAATGCCGCAGGCGATACAGGAACTGGGCGTCACAGTGCAGGATCTCGACGACGCCAAGCTGCAGGATTTGGTGGTCAGTCGCCATTTGCCGCCCAGCACGATCGCGCCGTACTTCATTGCGTTTTTACGGCAGCAGCTCAATCGCACCTACGGCGAGGACGTGCTGCAAAGCGTCGGATTACGCATTTTCACGACACTGGACGCCGCCGCGCAACAGAACGCGGAAGGCGCGGTGGACCGAACGCTGAAAGAATTGGAAACGAACAACAAGCGGCTCCAGGTGACCGACAACAACCGCTTGCAGGCGGCCCTGGTCGTGCTCGAACCGTCGACCGGCTACGTGCGCGCGATGGTCGGCGGCCGCAATTTCGTCGAGTCGCCCTTCAATCGCGCCGTCCAGATGCAGCGTCAGGTGGGCTCGACGTTCAAGCCGATCGTGTATACCGCGGCGTTTCATCGCGCCTTCGAAGAGCGCGGCTTTGAATTCACGCCGGCCACGATCATTGAAGACAAGCCGTTGTCGATCACGTCGGGCGGCCAGAAGTGGAAGCCGAATAACTTCGACCACAAATTCGAGGGCAACATCACCGCGCGGCATGCCTTGGAGCAAAGCCGCAACGTGCCCACCGCGCGTGTCGGTTTGATGGTCGGTATCGACAACGTGATTCGCACGGCGCGCGATATGGGCGTAACCGCCGACCTGCCGCCGTACCCGGCTCTGTCGTTGGGCATCGCGGAAATGAGCCCGTTGGAACTCGCCAGCGTATACGCCACGTTGGCCAACCAAGGTTACTACAACGCGCCCATCGCCATTCGCGACGTCGTCGACCAAACCGGCGCCGTGCTCGAAAAGCGCAGCGTTAAGCCGCGCCGTGCGGTGCCGCCGCAAGTCGCTTACCTCACTACGCACATCCTGGAGGGCGCCATCAATCGCGGAACCGGCGCCGGAGTGCGACGCCTTGGTTTGAAGATCGCCGCCGCCGGGAAAACGGGCACGACCAATGACGCCAAGGACGCTTGGTTTGTCGGTTACACGCCGAACATATTGGCCGCGGTGTGGGTCGGTTTCGACACCGATCGTAACGTTGGGCTGACCGGCGGGCGTGCCGCGCTGCCGATCTGGACCCGTTTCATGCTAGACTTCACCCGCGGGAAAGACGTCGGCCGCTTCGAAACGCCGCCGGGCATCGTGTTCCGGAAAACATGCCAGAAATCCGGCTTGCTGGCGCATTACAACAGCCCGGACGTCGTCGACGAAGCTTTCGTAGAGGGGACCGAGCCCACGGAGGAAAGCCGTCTTTTCCGCGACGAAGTGCTGGACTTTTTCAAGAAGAGGAAATGA
- a CDS encoding FAD-dependent oxidoreductase, with translation MPEHHQPDFLIVGAGVCGLTVADRLAAAGSRVTVIEREDQLGGLARTFHYPEGNFDIGPHRFHTTDETVLRFLDEVLGDDVLHIPRTSLVYFFRHYYRWPIHPTLHLLRLPPRLIVGVVLDLLFRLYRKRRPSSFEDYILNMYGRTLYRAFFRDYSTKFLGITPSETHADWARTGIDRAIIDERLKINTLFELIKSLFVRPKGAEIQFRYPRGGIDVFAKKLRDRIVAAGGDVLLGTPADGVVLNDERITEVRAGGRTWQPKHVVWTASPTALLDMAGETKPDLHFLNLVCFNVVTTKHHGPEFQWCYFGSQDLVFSRVSRPEAFDPDIIAGGRSGLCVEVSSPPEAWDHPEAFQDQVLDDLIRVDLITGRQDVVAVHIEKVRESYPIYDIGYDEKLAALRDRMARVANLSLAGRTGTFWYNNMDHSIAMGLQLAEKLTPGPL, from the coding sequence TTGCCGGAACACCATCAACCCGATTTTCTGATTGTCGGCGCCGGGGTTTGCGGTTTGACGGTTGCCGACCGGCTTGCCGCCGCCGGGTCGCGCGTGACGGTGATCGAACGCGAAGACCAACTGGGCGGCCTGGCGCGCACCTTCCATTATCCGGAAGGCAATTTCGATATCGGCCCCCACCGCTTTCACACGACCGACGAGACGGTGCTGCGCTTCCTCGACGAAGTCCTCGGCGACGATGTCTTGCACATACCGCGGACCAGCCTCGTGTATTTCTTCCGGCACTACTACCGCTGGCCGATTCACCCGACGCTGCACTTGCTGCGGTTGCCGCCGCGCTTGATCGTTGGCGTCGTTCTCGACCTGCTGTTTCGCCTGTACCGCAAACGCCGCCCGAGCAGCTTCGAAGACTACATCCTGAACATGTACGGACGCACTTTGTACCGTGCGTTTTTCCGCGACTACTCGACGAAATTCCTCGGCATCACGCCGAGCGAAACTCACGCCGATTGGGCGAGAACGGGCATCGACCGGGCCATCATCGACGAGCGGCTGAAGATCAACACCTTGTTCGAATTGATCAAGAGTTTGTTCGTCCGGCCCAAGGGTGCAGAGATTCAGTTCCGCTATCCGCGCGGCGGAATCGATGTTTTCGCGAAGAAGCTGCGTGACCGTATCGTGGCGGCGGGCGGCGATGTTTTGTTGGGCACCCCGGCGGACGGCGTCGTTTTGAACGACGAGCGGATCACCGAAGTACGCGCCGGAGGACGGACGTGGCAGCCCAAGCACGTCGTGTGGACGGCTTCGCCCACCGCGCTGCTCGACATGGCCGGCGAAACGAAACCCGACCTGCATTTCCTCAACCTCGTGTGCTTCAACGTCGTGACCACGAAGCACCATGGGCCTGAATTTCAGTGGTGCTACTTCGGCTCGCAGGATCTCGTTTTTTCCCGAGTAAGTCGGCCCGAAGCCTTCGACCCGGATATTATCGCCGGCGGCCGCAGCGGGCTCTGCGTCGAAGTATCCTCACCGCCGGAGGCTTGGGATCATCCCGAAGCGTTCCAAGATCAGGTTCTCGACGACTTGATCCGTGTGGATTTGATCACCGGCCGGCAGGACGTGGTGGCAGTACACATCGAAAAGGTGCGCGAGTCCTATCCTATTTATGATATCGGTTATGACGAAAAACTTGCCGCTCTGCGAGATCGCATGGCGCGGGTCGCCAATTTGAGTCTCGCCGGCCGCACGGGCACCTTCTGGTACAACAACATGGACCATTCAATTGCCATGGGTTTACAGCTCGCCGAAAAGTTGACGCCCGGCCCCCTATAA
- the amrB gene encoding AmmeMemoRadiSam system protein B, which translates to MKLEDSLPKMRAVEIVPLHEGREESFLLRDPLQLSDEALTVSHSVLFCLQFFDGTLQVAALAAAWKEAADGNELPLGQVKKIVNELDRVFLLDNERSYEKLLKIKTEFLREPLRAYRFSDGGFLDDCYRAALLPSPSQIPNERNDLGVLVAPHIDYERGASAWGLAYSTAKQRFGGDVVIVLGVNHQPHATAATLTRKDFDTPFGTVKADGELVDEIAAALPFDAFEDEFCHRDEHSIELAATALKHAYGDACPRIVPILCGSFEEFVVRQTSPVETEAVVAVQEALLAVVERLGERVLLLASVDLAHIGPQFGWAKPIEETQMRESLDRDRELLNKVNEGDAEAFFEMLVAEGNRRNVCGTAPLYHALSVRPGSGSMGDASLHYWRADDDTGAVSFGVAGRLR; encoded by the coding sequence ATGAAGCTCGAGGATTCGTTGCCCAAAATGCGCGCTGTCGAAATCGTGCCGCTGCACGAGGGACGGGAGGAAAGTTTCCTGCTGCGGGACCCGCTGCAATTGTCCGACGAGGCGCTCACGGTATCCCACTCGGTGCTTTTCTGTTTGCAGTTCTTCGACGGCACCTTGCAGGTCGCAGCACTGGCCGCCGCATGGAAGGAAGCCGCCGACGGCAACGAATTGCCTTTGGGACAAGTCAAGAAGATCGTCAACGAACTCGATCGCGTATTCCTACTGGACAACGAACGCAGTTACGAAAAGCTTCTGAAAATCAAAACCGAATTCCTACGCGAACCCCTCCGTGCGTATCGCTTCTCGGACGGCGGCTTCCTGGATGACTGTTACCGCGCGGCGTTGTTACCGTCGCCCAGCCAAATCCCCAACGAGAGAAACGATCTGGGTGTGCTCGTGGCTCCGCACATCGATTACGAGCGCGGCGCGTCGGCCTGGGGCTTGGCGTACAGCACGGCGAAACAACGCTTTGGCGGTGACGTGGTGATCGTGCTGGGCGTGAACCACCAACCGCATGCGACCGCGGCGACACTCACGCGCAAAGATTTCGACACGCCGTTCGGCACTGTAAAAGCCGATGGCGAGCTGGTCGATGAAATCGCCGCCGCCCTTCCTTTCGACGCCTTTGAAGATGAATTCTGCCACCGTGACGAACACAGCATCGAACTGGCCGCCACCGCCCTCAAGCACGCGTACGGCGACGCCTGCCCGCGGATCGTACCCATTCTTTGCGGCAGCTTCGAAGAGTTCGTCGTGCGGCAAACGTCGCCCGTCGAAACGGAAGCCGTGGTGGCGGTGCAGGAGGCTTTGCTTGCCGTGGTCGAACGTCTCGGCGAGCGCGTGTTGCTGCTGGCCAGTGTGGATCTGGCCCACATCGGGCCGCAATTCGGTTGGGCGAAGCCGATCGAAGAAACGCAGATGCGCGAGTCGCTCGACCGCGACCGGGAGTTGCTGAACAAGGTGAACGAAGGCGATGCGGAAGCGTTTTTCGAAATGCTGGTGGCCGAGGGCAACCGCCGCAACGTGTGCGGCACCGCCCCCTTGTATCACGCCTTGAGCGTGCGGCCCGGGTCCGGCTCGATGGGAGACGCCAGCCTGCATTACTGGCGCGCCGACGATGACACCGGCGCCGTGAGCTTCGGCGTAGCCGGACGCTTGCGTTAG
- a CDS encoding tetratricopeptide repeat protein yields the protein MTVQIRLVLISIVVLTLVFGGAACTVKRTGANIGEADLDDEATPQPADPKTATPATPSFEDPLARIFEDDTRDPEIDERDLPVDPDPIPDVAPPMREPLSEQGPLATVDPHRERSALNGHGGTSQRKAALALTRDGRSLLQQGNNYLAEKRFERALSIDPQSGQAYLGLAEVRFQEKKWGQAADLATKAALRLRKENYFRSRAHLLAAKAMINTDRPGGAYKQVQLALKVDPDNREAALLKYRLEKHLGIQAPLTN from the coding sequence ATGACCGTGCAGATACGCTTGGTGCTTATTTCAATCGTGGTCCTAACACTGGTTTTCGGTGGGGCCGCGTGTACGGTCAAACGAACCGGAGCCAACATTGGCGAGGCCGATTTGGACGACGAAGCCACGCCGCAACCCGCAGATCCAAAAACTGCGACGCCGGCCACTCCCTCCTTCGAGGACCCGCTGGCCCGCATATTCGAGGACGATACCCGCGACCCGGAAATTGACGAACGCGATTTGCCGGTCGATCCCGACCCGATCCCCGACGTTGCGCCGCCGATGCGCGAACCACTGTCCGAGCAAGGGCCGCTGGCGACGGTTGATCCCCACCGCGAACGCTCGGCGTTGAACGGGCACGGAGGCACTTCGCAACGCAAGGCGGCGCTGGCCCTGACGCGCGACGGTCGCTCCTTGTTGCAGCAGGGTAACAACTACTTGGCGGAGAAACGATTCGAGCGCGCACTGTCGATCGACCCGCAAAGCGGCCAGGCCTATCTAGGTTTGGCGGAAGTTCGTTTTCAGGAAAAGAAATGGGGGCAGGCGGCCGACCTGGCCACGAAGGCGGCGCTGCGGTTGCGGAAGGAAAACTATTTTCGTTCCCGCGCGCATCTGCTCGCCGCGAAAGCGATGATCAACACCGACCGTCCCGGCGGCGCCTACAAGCAAGTTCAATTGGCTCTTAAAGTCGATCCCGACAACCGTGAAGCGGCGTTGCTCAAATACCGGCTTGAAAAACATTTGGGAATCCAAGCGCCCCTAACCAATTAG
- the glgP gene encoding alpha-glucan family phosphorylase translates to MPTIYKYEIVPKLPDKISSLLEIAYNLWWTWHHDAIVLFRRVDRDLWEDLNHNPVLMLGRVSQARLEELANDDGFLAHLNRVYVALQVYLNSKGWYQKKYGANGNRFAYFSMEFGLSESLPVYSGGLGVLAGDTLKSASDLGLPLVAVGLAYQQGYFRQYLNVDGWQQEQYPTNDFFNLPMKPVFDAEGQRVKVPIWFPHRTVQVQLWRVLVGRVTLYLLDTNCDENHPDDRKITDTLYGGDQEMRIQQEVVLGIGGIRALHAMDIYPTICHMNEGHSAFLTLERIRQLTESSDLEFSEAREAIGSANVFTTHTPVPAGFDIFGPELMEKYLRDYPARVGLSKKAFLALGRLDPNNNEEGFNMALLAGKHASFINGVSKLHAVVTREMWKNQWEGVPVHEIPIHAITNGVHLRTWLSREMVDLLDTYLGSEWHEDPENEAVWRRIAQIPDEEIWRVHIRRRERLVGFARRCLQQHLLKRGASRSELDEAKEVLNPNILTIGFARRFATYKRATLILRNPDRLRRLLLHSERPIQFIFAGKAHPKDVHGKELIKQLVHFARESHVRRRLVFLENYDISVARYLVQGVDVWLNSPRRPLEASGTSGMKAAANAALNVSVLDGWWDEAYQPEVGWAIGAGEDYDDFAEQDHIEANALYNLLENEIVPTFYDIDADRLPRRWIAMMKKSMMELVPYFNTHRMVQNYTEEFYQPAFERYQRLTADGYRRAKDLAAWKTKLFKYWQEVKITDVKINAGDVLAVGDRFGIAVQVVLGHLQPEDVVVQVYVGPLDDKGVIINGETIDLTHSEDQQNGSFRYATDIPCKASGRHGFSARVLPSHPDLVTHFDLWSVTWS, encoded by the coding sequence ATGCCGACCATTTACAAGTACGAAATCGTACCGAAACTGCCGGACAAAATTTCTTCGCTGCTCGAAATCGCCTACAACTTATGGTGGACGTGGCATCACGATGCCATTGTGCTTTTCCGACGTGTCGATCGGGATTTATGGGAGGACTTGAACCATAACCCGGTGTTGATGCTGGGCCGCGTCAGTCAGGCCCGCCTGGAAGAATTGGCGAACGACGACGGCTTTCTGGCTCATTTGAACCGCGTGTACGTGGCGCTGCAGGTCTACCTGAACAGCAAAGGATGGTACCAGAAAAAGTACGGCGCCAACGGCAATCGCTTCGCCTATTTCTCGATGGAATTCGGCCTTTCGGAAAGCCTGCCCGTTTATTCCGGTGGCCTAGGCGTTTTGGCCGGTGATACCCTCAAGAGCGCCTCGGATCTCGGCTTGCCGCTGGTCGCGGTCGGTCTGGCCTACCAACAGGGGTACTTCCGGCAGTACCTGAACGTCGACGGGTGGCAGCAGGAGCAGTATCCGACCAACGACTTTTTCAATCTGCCGATGAAACCGGTCTTCGACGCCGAAGGCCAGCGTGTGAAAGTGCCGATTTGGTTCCCGCACCGCACGGTACAAGTGCAGCTTTGGCGGGTGCTGGTGGGCCGCGTAACGCTGTATCTACTCGACACCAATTGCGACGAAAATCACCCCGATGACCGCAAGATCACCGACACCCTATACGGCGGCGATCAGGAAATGCGCATCCAGCAGGAAGTCGTGCTGGGCATCGGTGGAATTCGCGCGCTGCACGCCATGGATATCTATCCGACCATCTGCCACATGAACGAAGGCCACAGCGCGTTTCTAACCCTGGAACGCATTCGGCAACTCACGGAAAGCTCCGACCTGGAGTTTTCCGAAGCCCGCGAGGCGATCGGCTCGGCCAACGTGTTTACGACCCATACCCCCGTACCGGCCGGGTTTGATATTTTCGGGCCGGAGTTGATGGAAAAATACCTGCGCGATTATCCGGCGCGCGTCGGCTTGTCGAAAAAAGCCTTTCTGGCCTTGGGACGCCTGGACCCGAACAACAACGAAGAAGGCTTCAACATGGCCCTGCTGGCGGGCAAGCACGCCAGTTTCATCAACGGCGTCTCCAAACTGCACGCCGTCGTAACGCGGGAAATGTGGAAGAACCAATGGGAAGGCGTGCCGGTTCATGAGATTCCCATCCATGCCATCACCAACGGTGTGCATTTGCGAACGTGGCTCAGCCGCGAGATGGTGGATTTGCTCGACACCTACCTGGGCAGCGAGTGGCACGAGGATCCGGAAAACGAAGCCGTGTGGCGTCGCATCGCGCAGATCCCGGACGAGGAGATCTGGCGCGTGCACATTCGTCGTCGCGAGCGTCTTGTGGGTTTCGCGCGGCGCTGTCTGCAGCAGCACTTGCTCAAGCGGGGCGCGAGCCGCAGCGAACTGGACGAAGCCAAAGAAGTGCTGAATCCCAACATCCTGACCATCGGTTTCGCGCGGCGCTTCGCCACCTACAAACGCGCGACGTTGATCTTGCGAAACCCGGACCGCCTGCGTCGCCTCCTGCTTCACTCCGAGCGTCCGATTCAATTCATTTTCGCCGGCAAGGCGCACCCGAAGGACGTGCACGGCAAGGAACTCATTAAGCAGTTGGTCCATTTCGCGCGCGAATCGCACGTGCGGCGTCGCCTGGTGTTTCTGGAAAACTACGACATCTCCGTCGCGCGTTATCTGGTGCAGGGCGTGGACGTATGGTTGAACAGCCCGCGGCGCCCGCTGGAGGCAAGCGGCACCTCCGGCATGAAAGCCGCGGCGAACGCGGCGCTGAACGTGTCGGTGCTCGACGGTTGGTGGGACGAGGCTTACCAACCCGAAGTCGGCTGGGCCATCGGCGCCGGCGAGGACTACGACGACTTCGCCGAGCAGGACCACATCGAAGCCAACGCGCTCTACAACCTGCTCGAAAACGAAATCGTGCCGACTTTCTACGACATCGACGCCGACCGCCTGCCGCGTCGGTGGATCGCGATGATGAAGAAATCGATGATGGAGTTGGTTCCTTACTTCAACACTCACCGCATGGTGCAAAACTACACCGAAGAGTTTTATCAACCCGCATTCGAACGCTATCAACGCCTCACGGCCGATGGTTACCGCCGAGCCAAGGATCTCGCGGCGTGGAAAACAAAGCTTTTTAAGTACTGGCAAGAAGTCAAAATCACCGACGTCAAAATCAACGCCGGCGACGTCCTGGCCGTAGGCGATCGTTTCGGTATCGCGGTGCAGGTCGTCCTCGGACACCTGCAACCCGAGGACGTGGTCGTGCAGGTCTACGTGGGGCCGCTGGACGACAAGGGCGTGATCATCAACGGTGAAACCATCGATCTAACCCATAGCGAAGATCAGCAAAACGGCAGTTTCCGCTACGCGACCGACATTCCGTGTAAGGCCTCCGGCCGGCACGGGTTCAGCGCGCGGGTTTTGCCGTCGCACCCGGATCTGGTGACGCACTTCGATTTGTGGTCGGTGACCTGGTCCTAA